GATTCGTAGAATGGAACCCACGGAAAGGAGCGTTTCCCAGCCATGCTCCGCCAGACCGGCACATACCGAACGACCACCACCCACGGCGAGACCGTGAAAGCGTTCGTGCCGCACCCGCTGCCGCCAGCGGACCCGCCACTGATGATCGAGGGCGATCTCGCCGAACGCCACGCCGCGGCCGTCGCCGCCATGAATCTTCTCCGCGTGGCCGGGGCGATGGTGCCCGATCCGGGCTGGTTCCTCTACGGCTTCGTGCGCAAGGAGGCTGTGTTGTCCTCGCAGATCGAGGGCACCCAGGCGACGCTCCGCGATGTCGCGACTTTCGAGGCCATCAGCAGCACCGATCGCCCAGCTGATGTCGAGGAAGTCTGCAACTACGTCGTCGGCTTGAACCACGCCCGCGCCACCATCGCCGACCCAGTCGGCTTGCCGCTGAGCACGCGCCTCCTCTGTGATGTGCATCGCCTGCTCATGCGGGGTGTCCGCGGCGAGGACAAACTCCCCGGCGAGATCCGCCACAGCCAGAACTGGATTGGCGGCTCGCGCCCCGGTAACGCCCGCTTCGTCCCCCCGCCCCACGAGGAGGTCGCGCCCGCGCTGGCCGCCCTCGAGAAGTGGATGCACTCGGACGACCCGCTGCCGCCCCTGATCAAGGCCGGGCTCGCGCATGTGCAGTTCGAGACGATCCAC
This is a stretch of genomic DNA from Phycisphaeraceae bacterium. It encodes these proteins:
- a CDS encoding Fic family protein; translated protein: MLRQTGTYRTTTTHGETVKAFVPHPLPPADPPLMIEGDLAERHAAAVAAMNLLRVAGAMVPDPGWFLYGFVRKEAVLSSQIEGTQATLRDVATFEAISSTDRPADVEEVCNYVVGLNHARATIADPVGLPLSTRLLCDVHRLLMRGVRGEDKLPGEIRHSQNWIGGSRPGNARFVPPPHEEVAPALAALEKWMHSDDPLPPLIKAGLAHVQFETIHPFLDGNGRIGRMLITLLVEHWGLLDQPLLYLSVAFKRRQGEYYARLAAVRAEGDWEGWTAFFLACVKDAADDGVRIAEALHTLMGRDRARVVRHERATMTVVQLLDLLPSNPVLTVPRASELLGITAPPARKAIDLLEELGVLRETTGKQRDRVYAYHAYLELLTES